The stretch of DNA CAGAAGGCCGGGCGCATCTGCGAACTGGCGGGCATCACCGACGGCAACTGGGCCCCGGTCATCCCGCACACCATGCAGAGCCGCATCGACGAGAACATCCATGTGCTGGGCGACGCCTCGGCGCAGGGCGACATGCCGAAATCCGGCTTCTCGGCCAACAGCCAGGCCAAGGTCGCGGCGATGGCGGTGCGCGGCGCGCTGACCGGCTCGCAGGTCTTCCCGGCCCGCTTCTCCAACACCTGCTGGTCGCTGATCGCCACCGACGACGGCGTCAAGGTCGGCGCCAGCTACGAGGCCACCGACGAGAAGATCGCCTCGGTCGAGGGCTTCGTCAGCCAGACCGGCGAGGACGCGGCGCTGCGCAAGCAGACCTACGAGGAGTCCATCGGCTGGTACAACGGCATCGTCGCCGACATGTTCGGCTGACCGGATCCGGTTCTCCGGGACACGAAAGCCGCCCCTGCGAGGGGGCGGCTTTTTCTTTGGGAGGTGACGTTTGGGGAACAAGCGGGGATTGCGTCTTGATGGAGCTACGTGCTTGCGTTCCGGGTGTGGAGGGTTACCAGGGCTGCGGACCATTGCGGCCCTTAGCCGCCGGTCAGCCAGTCGGTCGGCAACCTCCAATGCGGTCGCTCAGGCGTGGCGAAGCAATGGACATTTGCAGCCCAAAGCGGACACGTAGTTTCAGATGCGTACGAGATTCGCGTGCTGCAAAATAAAGTTATTGAATTGTTTTCCTAATTTGGAAGGACCGTAACCTTCTTTACGATGGTTCGGACTCCTGCATGTGCATACGCGGCCTGTGCTAATTTTATGGCGCCAGCATCTTGCGAAAGGAACAAGTCACAGCCAGCAGCCTCTTCGATGTGTCGACAATCACGGAATTGCGCTCGTAGGCGTTTTCTTCGGTCTGACTGGCTGCCCTTCTTTACAGCGGGATCTCTACCAACACCCTGACAAAAAAGTAAAAATAATAGACCAGTCAGCGCGCCATGTTCCTGATAAGCACCGGTCGGCCAAGTTCCTTTTGGAAACATTTCGCTTAAGTACTGCGCTGCTTCATCCCCAGCTTCTGAGAAGATGAAATCTACAACTTTGTCGGGATCGAGTTTGTCAATCTTACCATACCTAATGTTCCATTCGTGCGCGGTTTGAGGTTGTTGTTCCATGCCTTCGCGTTTCAACTTTTTCAAATCTATGGATATCAAGGGCTCCAAAAGCTGCTGACGGGCGGATGCCGCCGTAAGAAGCCCAAGAGTTTCACGCTCGGCCTCCTCTGCCCAGAGGGCGATGTCTTCTTCTAGTTCTCGCATCAACTCTTCAGCTTCAAACTCGCCGAGCCAGCCCAAGACATACTGTAACAGCACCATTTGACCGTGGAGCAAGCCAAGGCATTTTGTCGCAAAGTCGATTTCTCCTAATATCAACTCTTCCGCCATGTTTGGTTTTGCTTCGCGGTGCTGCGCTAAGCGCCCCTTTGGCTGAAGGTGATACCCGTTCAAATCATTGAGAATGCGAACGTATTGCGCAGGCTCATAGAATGCACGGCATTCTTCAACGTGAACATCTGAATAGACAAATGCGGCCCCAAACTCTCGAAATCGTTCTAGCGCTCTTTCAAGCTCTTCTTTCTCAGGCTGCCCTTGTCGAAGAGAGCCGAGAATATTTTGGTCTAAATATATGGTGAGTTTCAATATTTCATCCAAAATACATCTCAAATGACATGATGCGAAATTTATATACAAAATCAGGATACAAGATAATGACGACCGGTAACATAAGCAAATCGCACAGTTTGCCTGTATTCAACCGTTGACGTGTGCCAGACTGTGCAAAGCCCGCTCCCTGCGCACTGCCGCCGGGTGAAGAAGGCTGGCGACCGGCAGTTTATTCCATATGCTTCGGATGCTTCGGATGCGTCGCTGCACGGTCACAGTCAGCTCCCAGCCCTTCACGACCGGACCACCGCATCAAGCTTAACCAATAAACGAGGTCCAGCTTTTGCCGCAAAGGGTCTGTCAAGAGCTTAGGATGCCTCTCGCCACTGTAACACTGACACGCCGACCAAATGGATGCCGGGCTAGTAGTTCCAATGTTAGTCTTAGAAGGCTGGTGCCGCTGAAGGGACTCGAACCCCCGACCCCATCATTACGAATGACGTGCTCTACCAGCTGAGCTACAGCGGCGCCGAGGCGGGTTCTAGCGGCAAGGGGCGGGGCCTGCAAGCGTCTTTCGCGGGCCCCGCCGCTGCCCTTTTCACAACTCGCCCAGGTTCTCCGAGGTGCGCACCGGTTCCCGCCGCGGTGTCGCCGTGTCGTTTTCCGCGTCGCTGTCCTGCGGCGCGGGCTTGGTCTCGGGCCTCGCCGGTTTCGCGGTCTCGGCCTTCTGCGCGGGGGGCGCGTCGGCGATCTCGGCGTCCTCGGCCTTGGGGGTCGGGCGCCGCGGCGCCTCCGCCTTCGGCTCGGGGGCAGGGGCAGGCTCGGGCTCGGGTTCGGGCCGCTGCAGCGCGCCCACGATCAGCGGCAGCATCGCGGTGCCGCTGCCGGCCTCCTCGGCGGCCGGGGGCAGTTTCCAGCTCAGCGTGTCGAAGGACTGGCACTGCTCGCACACCGGCGCCCAGCTGCCATGGGCGGTGTTGCAGGCTTCGCAGACCCAGGCCTCGCCGCGCGGGGCCTCCAGCGCCTTGGCCAGCCAGCCGCGCACCACGCTGTCGGGCGCGCCCTCGCCCCGCTCGATCGCGGCCATCAGCGCCAGGCTGCGCGTCGTGGGCTGCGTTTCCGCCAGGTCGCCCAGCGCGCGGCGCGCCCCCGGGAAATCCTCGGCCGCAAGCGCCAGTTCGGCCGCGACCATCCGTGCCTCGGGGTGGTCGGCGCGCAGCTTCAGGAACGGATCGAAGCGCTTGGCGCGTGCGGAAGGCGTCTCTCCGGGCTCGATCGCGGCAAAGGCGGCCGCCAGGTCGGGGTGCGGCGCGTCGGTCCAGGCCTTCTTCAGGATGCGCGCCGCCTGCCGCCCCTCGCCCGCCCTGGCGTGCAGCTCCGCCGCCAGCGCCGCGGCCGGGGTAAAGCCCGGCGACAGCTTGTTGGCGGCATAGGCCGCCTCGCGCGCCTTGGCCTCGTCGCCACGCGCAAGTGCCGCGCGGGCATCGGCCAGCGACAGCACCGCCTCGCGCCTGCGGCCGACATCCCTGGTCAGCGCCGCGGTCCGCACCTTGGCCGCCAGCGTCTTGCGCGCGCCGGCCCAATCCTCCTTCTGCGCCTGCAGCCGGAACAGCGTGTCGATCGTCCCGCCATGGCGCGGCTGCAACGCGAACGCCTTCTCGGCCAGCCTCAGCGCGGTGTCGGTGTCGCCCTCGTCCAGCTTCTGGCGCAACAGCCCCTGCACGCCCAGGAACCGCGTCCGGTCGTCGCCCAGCATCTCCTTGTAATAGGCCAGCGCCCGGTCCTTGTTGCCGCCCAGCTCCGCCGACTGCGCGTTCACCAGCCGCGTGAGTTCCGGCCGGTCCAGCAGCCGCTCCGCCTTTTGCGCGGTGATCTGCGCCTTGCGCGCGTCCCCCGTCGCCAGCGCGATCAGGCTCTCGCCCAGCGCGTCGAAGCCGCGCCTTTCCCGGTTGCGGTCGAAATACCTGGATATCGCCGTCTGGTCCCCGGTCAGGAACCGCAGCACCGCGACCAGCAGCCCGACGATCCGCAGGATCGCCCAGGCCAGCAGCATCACCACCACGAAGCCGATCAGGAAGCCCAGCGGCGAAAGCGCGATCTCCCGCCCGGCGAAGGCGATGCGCACCTCGCCCGGGGTTTCCAGGACCAGGCTCGCCCCCCAGGTCAGCGCGGCGGCCACCCCGATGAACACGAGGATCTTGATGATGGACCAGATCATGGCTGGCGTCCTTTCCCGATCAGTTCACGGCGCCGGCGGCGGACAATTCCGCCAGCCCGGCTTGTGCGGCCAGCCGCGCCTCGGCGCGGGCGATCCAGCCCTCCATCGCGGCAAGCGCCGGCTCTGGCAGGGCGCCCAACTCGTCCAGCGCCGCCGTCAGGTTGTCCCGGCGCAGCGCATCCTCGGCCCGGCTGAGGATCGCGTCGGCGTCAGATCCCTCCTGCGGCGTCAGCGACCGCGTCGCCACCTGCGCCTCGAGGAAGGCGCCGAAACGCCCGGCCAGCCCCGAGCCGCCCTCGGCCCGGATCACGGCCCGGATCGCCTGGTGCGCCGCATCGGCAAAAGCCGTGCGCAGCGTGCCCAGCGTCGCGACCCCGCCCTCGGCGCTGGCACGCAGCCCCTCGGGCACCGCCGCGCCGCTGTTTTCCTCGAACGAGGCCAGCGCCTCGGCATAGGGCTCGCCCGAGCCCAGCGCCGCCCGCATCGCGGTCAGCGCCGCCTCGCTCAATGCCGCCGAGCGCACCGTCGTCGCCGCTTCCTCGGCGGCGGCCACCTCGGCCTCGGCTTCGGACAGGCGGCGCGCGACCGCCGCCTCCACATCGTCGATCCGCTGGGAAATCGCGCCCTGCCGATCGGCCAGCGCGCCAAGCTCCGCGCGCAGCCCCTCGATCACCGCCAGGTCCGCCTCGCCCAGCGCGGCGGGCGCCGCGGCCCCCGTCTCGACAGAGGCCAGCTCCGCCGCCAGCCCCTCCAGCCGCCCCTCGACAGTCGCAAGCCGGCTTTCGATGCTGGCGCTGTCGGCGGCCGCGACCTGGTCGGCCAGCGCCGCCAGCCGCTCTTCAAGCCGCGCCTCCACCGCCGCCGCGGCGGCCTCGGCCTGCGCCGCCGCGGTGTCCGCGTCGATCCCGGCCGCGATCCCGTCGATCCGCGCGGAAAGCGCCGCCTCGACTTCCGCGATGCGCTGAACGCTCATCGCCTCGCCGGGCATCAGCCACGCCTTCACCGCCCCCAGCCCCGAGGGCAGGTGCGGCGCCACGCGCGGCCCGGCCCACAGCGCCAGCGCCCCGCCCACCAGCAGCAGGATAAGCCCGGTCAGCGCCTTCGACGCCAGCGAGCGGTGGCTTTCCTCGTCATGGTCATGCGCGTCCTGGTCCCGCGCGCCGCCGCCCGCGGGGGCCGGTTCCGCCGACGCAGGCGCGGCCCCGCTTGCGACCAGGGGCGACGCGGCAAGCGCCGCGTCCAGCGCCGCCCGACGCTCTTCGGCCGCGTCCGCGTCATCATCCCCGGCACGCCGGGGCGCATCGCCATCCGACGCGTCCCCGGCCACCGCATCCCCGCCGGTATCCGCGTCGTCCTTCGGCGTTTCGGGCAGGCCAGTCCCGGAAAGGCCAATCCCGGAAAGGCCAGTCTCCGGAAGGCCAGTCTCCGGAAGTCCGGTCGCTGCGTCCTTCTCCTCGGGATCGGTGGGCTTTTCGCTGTCTTGGGGTGATTTCGCCATGAACGCGCGGTTCCATTCCATGATGCCGGGGCCCCGGCGGGCTAGGTGACGCCAGAATCCTTACCGGCCATCTATACCCGCCAAAGTCTAGTGCTGGCTTTGCGATGTCTCAACCCAAAGGCGCTGATTGCGCGCATTCAGTCCCGTGCCTCGGCCAGCAACGCCAGCATCGCCGCGGCATCCGGCCGGGCGGCCACCGCGCAGGCGTGACCCGGAAACACCCGCGCCACCGCGTCGCTGATGCACAGAAGCCGGGTCGCCCGCGGAATGCCCGCCGCGCCCGCCGCCTCGGCCAGAAGCCGGGCACTGCGCGGCGAGAACAGCATCACCGTATCGAACAGCCCGTCGCGCAGCCCGTGCACCACCTCGTCGGCCAGCGGCACCGCGACCTGGTCGTAGATCACCGCCTCGGCCGCGTCATGGCCCGCGGCGCGCAACGCCCCGGCCAGGTCCGCCGCCGCATGGGCGCCGCGCAGGTGCAGGAACCGCCGCCCCGGATCGGCTGGCAGCGCCGACAGCCGCGCCGTCAGTTCCGCCGCCGACGCCCCCGCCATCGCGGCCCGGAACCCCGCCTCCAGCGCCGCCCCGGTCGTGGCAGGCCCGACGCAATGCGCGCGCAGGCCCCGGATGGCGCTCAGGCGCAGAAACCCCGCAACCCCGTTGGCCGACGAAAACACCAGGTCCGTCACCCCCGCCATGTCGGGCGGCGCATCGCGGAAACGGATCTCCATCAGGGGCACGGCGACGATCTCGAAGCGCCCCGGAAACTCCGCCTCGACCGTCTCGGCGAACGCCTCGGCCTGCCCCGCGGGGCGCGGGATCAGCAGCCGGGGCCGAGGGGCATGTTGCGCGCTCATCCGTCGGGTGTTACCCGGCGCATGGATCTTTCGCAACGGGAGCGAGGAATGCCCGGCCCCAACCCCACCCCCGGTCTCTGCCTCGGCATCGAGAGCAGCTGCGACGAGACCGCCGCCGCGGTCGTGGGCGCGGACCGGCGCATCCTGTCCTCGATCATCTTCGACCAGACACTGCTTCATGCCGATTTCGGTGGCGTGGTGCCGGAAATCGCCGCCCGCGCGCATGCGGAACGCGTGGACATCTGCGTGGCCCAGGCGCTGTCGCGGGCCGGCGTCACCCTCGACGACATCGACCTGATTTCCGTGACCGCCGGGCCGGGGCTGATCGGCGGCGTGCTGTCGGGCGTGATGTGCGCCCGCGCGATATCCGCCGCACGCGGCATCCCGCATCTCGGCGTGAACCACCTTGCGGGCCACGCGCTTACCCCGCGCCTGACCGACGGGATCGCCTTTCCCTACCTGATGCTGCTCGTCTCGGGCGGGCATTGCCAGTTCCTCGCCGTCGATGGACCCCGCGCCTTCCGCAGGCTTGGCGGCACCATCGACGATGCCCCCGGCGAGGCGTTCGACAAGACCGCCAAGCTGCTCGGCCTCGGCTATCCCGGCGGCCCGCTGGTCGAGAAAGAGGCAGCCCAGGGCGATCCCGCCCGCTTCGACTTCCCGCGCCCGCTGCTGGACCGCCCCGGCTGCGACATGAGCTTTTCGGGGCTCAAGACCGCGCTGCGCCGCGCCCGCGACCTGATCGTGGCGGAAAAGGGCGGGCTGACCCGTCAGGACCGCGCCGATCTCTGCGCCGGCTTCCAGGCCGCCGTGGCCGAGGTGCTGGCCGAAAAGACCGCCCGCGCGCTGGCCGAATTCGGCCGCCCCGGCGGCGTGCTCGCGGTGGCGGGCGGCGTTGCCGCCAACACCGCGATCCGCACCGCGCTGACCGGGGTCTGCGACCGCGCCGGCGCCCGCTTCCTCGCGCCGCCGCTCGCGCTGTGCACCGACAACGCCGCGATGATCGCCTGGGCCGGTCTGGAACAATGGGCCGACGGCGCGCGCCCCGACGCCGCCATGGTCGCCCGCCCGCGCTGGCCGCTCGATGCCGGGGCAGAGCCGCTGCTGGGGTCCGGCAAGAAGGGGGCCAAGGCATGAGGCCCGTCGCGGTGCTGGGCGCGGGCGCCTTCGGCACCGCGCTTGCCATCGTCTGGGCGCGCGCGGGGCTCGACGTGCGGCTGGTCGCACGGCCCGAAACCGCGCCGCTGTTGCAGGCCGCGCGCGAGAACCAGCGCGCGCTGCCTGCCATACGCTTTCCATACACTTTGCAGACGCTTTCCAGCCCCGAAAACCTGCCCTCCGACAGCATCCTCGTGCTCGCCGTTCCGGCCCAGGCGACGGGCGCCTATCTGGCGCAGCACGCCGCCACCCTGCCCCCCGGCGCACCGCTGGTGCTGGCCGCCAAGGGCATCGACCTGGACAGCGGCGCGCTGCTGACCGACGTGGCCGCAAGGCATTGGCCCGACAGCGAAATCGCCGTTCTCAGCGGCCCCGGCTTCGCCGCCGAACTGGCCGCCGGACTGCCCACCGCCCTGACGCTGGCCGCCCGCGATACGGGCCTGGCAGGGACCCTGCAAACCGCCCTCTCCACCCCCGAACTGCGCCTCTACCGCTCCACCGACCGCATCGGCGTCCAGCTCGGAGGCGCCCTGAAGAACGTCATAGCCATAGCCTGCGGCATCTGCATCGGCGCCGGCCTCGGCGACAGCGCGCGCGCCGCGCTGATGACCCGTGGCTACGCCGAAATGTTGAGGCTGGGCCTTGCTTTAGGCGGCGATGCGCGCAGTTTCCAGGGCCTGTCGGGCCTTGGCGATCTGGCGCTGACAGCCACCTCCGGCAAAAGCCGCAACTTCGCCGCGGGCCTTGCCATCGGCGCGGGGCACCAGCCGGAACGGGGCCGCACCATCGAGGGGTTGGCGACCGCCCGCGCCGTGGTGAGCATGGCCCGCAAGCTGGGGCTGGAACTGCCCGTGGCCGAGGCGACGGTCGCCGTTCTCGATGGCCGGCTTGGCATCGACGCGGCGATGGAAGGACTGCTGACCCGACCCCTGAAAGAGGAAACCTGAGCATGGAATTCGCCCTGATCTGCATCGACAAGCCCGACCACCAGGACCTGCGCGCCCGCACCCGCGAGGCGCACCTGGCCTATGTCCGCGAGACCGGCGTCGTCCGCATCGCCGGCCCCTTCCTGTCGGATGCGGGGGCGATGATCGGCTCGCTCGTCATCCTGTCGGTGCCGGACCGCGCCGCGGCCGAGGACTGGTCGGTCAACGACCCCTATGCCAAGGCGGGCCTTTTCTCCGATGT from Halovulum dunhuangense encodes:
- a CDS encoding YciI family protein — protein: MEFALICIDKPDHQDLRARTREAHLAYVRETGVVRIAGPFLSDAGAMIGSLVILSVPDRAAAEDWSVNDPYAKAGLFSDVTVHAWKQTV
- a CDS encoding uroporphyrinogen-III synthase, whose protein sequence is MSAQHAPRPRLLIPRPAGQAEAFAETVEAEFPGRFEIVAVPLMEIRFRDAPPDMAGVTDLVFSSANGVAGFLRLSAIRGLRAHCVGPATTGAALEAGFRAAMAGASAAELTARLSALPADPGRRFLHLRGAHAAADLAGALRAAGHDAAEAVIYDQVAVPLADEVVHGLRDGLFDTVMLFSPRSARLLAEAAGAAGIPRATRLLCISDAVARVFPGHACAVAARPDAAAMLALLAEARD
- a CDS encoding COG4223 family protein, which gives rise to MAKSPQDSEKPTDPEEKDAATGLPETGLPETGLSGIGLSGTGLPETPKDDADTGGDAVAGDASDGDAPRRAGDDDADAAEERRAALDAALAASPLVASGAAPASAEPAPAGGGARDQDAHDHDEESHRSLASKALTGLILLLVGGALALWAGPRVAPHLPSGLGAVKAWLMPGEAMSVQRIAEVEAALSARIDGIAAGIDADTAAAQAEAAAAAVEARLEERLAALADQVAAADSASIESRLATVEGRLEGLAAELASVETGAAAPAALGEADLAVIEGLRAELGALADRQGAISQRIDDVEAAVARRLSEAEAEVAAAEEAATTVRSAALSEAALTAMRAALGSGEPYAEALASFEENSGAAVPEGLRASAEGGVATLGTLRTAFADAAHQAIRAVIRAEGGSGLAGRFGAFLEAQVATRSLTPQEGSDADAILSRAEDALRRDNLTAALDELGALPEPALAAMEGWIARAEARLAAQAGLAELSAAGAVN
- a CDS encoding heme biosynthesis protein HemY is translated as MIWSIIKILVFIGVAAALTWGASLVLETPGEVRIAFAGREIALSPLGFLIGFVVVMLLAWAILRIVGLLVAVLRFLTGDQTAISRYFDRNRERRGFDALGESLIALATGDARKAQITAQKAERLLDRPELTRLVNAQSAELGGNKDRALAYYKEMLGDDRTRFLGVQGLLRQKLDEGDTDTALRLAEKAFALQPRHGGTIDTLFRLQAQKEDWAGARKTLAAKVRTAALTRDVGRRREAVLSLADARAALARGDEAKAREAAYAANKLSPGFTPAAALAAELHARAGEGRQAARILKKAWTDAPHPDLAAAFAAIEPGETPSARAKRFDPFLKLRADHPEARMVAAELALAAEDFPGARRALGDLAETQPTTRSLALMAAIERGEGAPDSVVRGWLAKALEAPRGEAWVCEACNTAHGSWAPVCEQCQSFDTLSWKLPPAAEEAGSGTAMLPLIVGALQRPEPEPEPAPAPEPKAEAPRRPTPKAEDAEIADAPPAQKAETAKPARPETKPAPQDSDAENDTATPRREPVRTSENLGEL
- the tsaD gene encoding tRNA (adenosine(37)-N6)-threonylcarbamoyltransferase complex transferase subunit TsaD, giving the protein MPGPNPTPGLCLGIESSCDETAAAVVGADRRILSSIIFDQTLLHADFGGVVPEIAARAHAERVDICVAQALSRAGVTLDDIDLISVTAGPGLIGGVLSGVMCARAISAARGIPHLGVNHLAGHALTPRLTDGIAFPYLMLLVSGGHCQFLAVDGPRAFRRLGGTIDDAPGEAFDKTAKLLGLGYPGGPLVEKEAAQGDPARFDFPRPLLDRPGCDMSFSGLKTALRRARDLIVAEKGGLTRQDRADLCAGFQAAVAEVLAEKTARALAEFGRPGGVLAVAGGVAANTAIRTALTGVCDRAGARFLAPPLALCTDNAAMIAWAGLEQWADGARPDAAMVARPRWPLDAGAEPLLGSGKKGAKA
- a CDS encoding NAD(P)H-dependent glycerol-3-phosphate dehydrogenase, which codes for MRPVAVLGAGAFGTALAIVWARAGLDVRLVARPETAPLLQAARENQRALPAIRFPYTLQTLSSPENLPSDSILVLAVPAQATGAYLAQHAATLPPGAPLVLAAKGIDLDSGALLTDVAARHWPDSEIAVLSGPGFAAELAAGLPTALTLAARDTGLAGTLQTALSTPELRLYRSTDRIGVQLGGALKNVIAIACGICIGAGLGDSARAALMTRGYAEMLRLGLALGGDARSFQGLSGLGDLALTATSGKSRNFAAGLAIGAGHQPERGRTIEGLATARAVVSMARKLGLELPVAEATVAVLDGRLGIDAAMEGLLTRPLKEET